The Streptomyces sp. NBC_00162 sequence ATCGGGCTCGAGGGAGTCCGTCTGCGCCGCCGGCACCGCACCACCGTCGCGGACCAAGCCGCGGCGAAGGCACCGGATCTGCTCGGACGTGACTTCACCGCATCCGAGGTGAACATGAAGTACGTCGGCGACATCACCTATCTGCCGGTCAGCGGTTCGAAGCCGCTCTATCTCGCGACCGTCATCGACCTCGCCTCGCGCCGGCTGGCCGGCTGGGCGATCGCCGACCACATGCGGACAGAGCTCGTCATCGACGCCCTGACGGTCGCCGAGCGGACCCGTGGAAGCCTTGCCGGAGCGATCATGCACACCGACCACGGATCTCAATATTCGAGCAGGGCTTTCGCGGAACTCTGCAGGTCAGCAGGGGTCCGGCAGAGCATGGGCGCGGTCGGCTCCAGCGCGGACAACGCCGCCGCGGAAAGCTTCAACGCCGCCTTCAAGAGGGAGGCGCTCAAAGGCCGGAAGGCCTGGTCGAGCGAGCGTGAGGCCAGACTCGACGCCTTCCGCTGGCTGACCCGATACAACACCCGCCGCCGGCACTCCCGCCTCGGCCAGCGGTCCCCGATCGCCTACGAGAACGCCCTCCGACCAGCAGCAACTACCCTGACCCAAGCCGCATAGACGTGTTCAACATCCGGGGTCAAGGCCCTTCTCAATGGAGATCGTTCCCAGTCACCGTTGAGGAAGAGAGCGGCACGGGCCTTGTCCCCTACTCGGCTCGGGCTGAAGGTGACGCTCGAGTCCACGCCAGATCGTGCACCATCTCGTACGGATCTATGCGCTCACCCGTCTGTTCGAGTCCAGCCAGCGCCGCATCAGCGGTGAGCCCAGTTGGTGGGCGGACGGAACGGGATCACGTTGTTGTGTGCCAGAACGGGATCTGGTGCCGAACCTTGTTCCTGCGCGAGGACGGCGCTGGCGAGGGTCAGGCGCGTCACCAGCTGGCGGAGCTCTTCGATCTCCTCATGCTGGTTGGTGATGGTCTTCTTCAGCTTGGCGACCGTTTCCCGGAGCCGTTTCTCCGCCTCGGGGACTTGCTGGGTTTCCTTGCGGACGCGCTCGTAGAACTCGTTCTTCAGATCCGCGTGCCGCTTTATGAGGGCCATGCGGTGAACGCCGGCTTCAGCGGCGAGAGCGACGACCGTGAGACTGCCGTTGGAGGCGGTTGCCTGTCCGTTCAAGAGCCGGTCCATCGCCTCGCGGATCCGGGTCCGCTCGTCCAGGGACTGCTGGGTCATATCAGGGCCTCGACACTCTGGGCAGTGGCGTCATGGGCGTCGGCCATCTTGCGGAAGTTGTCGGCATTGCGACGCATCCGCTTGGCGAGCTTCTCCGGGACGGCGGTGGACTTGCGGTCGATTTCGTCGGCCATCTCCCGCATCTGACCTGCGTGGGTGTCGGTGCGGACAGTGTTGCCGCAGCCGGACTGGCATGCGTACTGCCTCGGTGCGGTGGCACCCGTATCGGGTTCGCAGAGCGCGTTCTCGTGCTTGAACGCACAGATCAGGAAGGCGTCCGGGTTGTCATAGAGCACGATGCCATCCCGCGCGAGGAACTTGGCGGCCTTCCTCGCGAACGTTGCGGGAACGATCCGGCCCTCAAACCGCGGCGTCGTCGCGGCTGCGGTGACCGCCCGCCTGGCGGCCGGGCCGGAGATCTTTTCCCCGGCAGACATGCGGTCGCGCAGGTGGGCGGCGGTGTCC is a genomic window containing:
- a CDS encoding IS3 family transposase (programmed frameshift) produces the protein MGMKHYPAEFKADAVALYRSRPGATIKSVAGDLGVNTETLRNWIRAADGRRPGAHSAPPAASRADADAVQAELAAARKRIRELEEERDILRKAARYFANGDALVNRCQFVDDHQRRHGVKRLCDILGLARSSFYYWRRTASARAARQTVEAGIAARIRKVHQDSDGTYGAPRITAELRDEGGPAVNHKRVARIMRTIGLEGVRLRRRHRTTVADQAAAKAPDLLGRDFTASEVNMKYVGDITYLPVSGSKPLYLATVIDLASRRLAGWAIADHMRTELVIDALTVAERTRGSLAGAIMHTDHGSQYSSRAFAELCRSAGVRQSMGAVGSSADNAAAESFNAAFKREALKGRKAWSSEREARLDAFRWLTRYNTRRRHSRLGQRSPIAYENALRPAATTLTQAA